The DNA region GGGTCGTGCAGGACGAGGACGTCGGTGTCGGCGGCCAGGGCACGGGCCAGGGACAGGCGTTGGCGCTGGCCGCCCGAGAGGTTCGCGCCGCGGTCGCGGACGGCGTAGTCGAGTCCTTCGCGGTGCAGGGCGACGACGTCGGTCAGCATCGACGCCTCGACAGCCTCGGGGACCGTGCCGCTGGTGCCCGACGGGTCGATGTTCGAACGCAGGGTGCCCGCGAAGATCTCCCCGTCGTAGGGGTTCACGAGCAGGTGGGCGCGGACCGACTCGATCGACAGGTCCGCGAGGTCGCGCCCGCTGACCCGGACCACTCCCTCGTACGCGTCCGGCGGGACGTTCACGGCCAGGATCGCCGCGAGGTCGGCCGCCGCGCGCGGCTGGTAGGCGGCGATCGCCACGAACTCGCCGGCGGGCACCCGGAACTTGAGGTCGCGCAGCGGCCCGTGCCGGACGCAGTCGACCTCCAGGTCCCCGCCCGCGGCCGGCTGCTCGGCCCCCGGGGCGGTCACCGGCGGCGCGTTGAGGACGAGCGCCATCCGCTCGGCCGACGCCCGCGCGACCATCACGTACTTGGGCATCTCCGAGAACAGCTTCAGCGGCTCCATGATGAACTGCGCGAGGCCCACGGCCATGACGAGTTCGCCGATGTTGATCTGCCTGGTGAACGCCAGCCAGCCGGCCGTCAGGGTCACGGCGGCGGCGAGGACCGCGTTGAGGGCGAGGGCGGTGCCCGCGTAGACGCCGTTGACCTTGGCGACGGTGATCGCCTGGTGCTTGGCCTCCGTGCTGACCTTGCGGTAGGAGCCGAACGCCGCGTGGTTGCCGCCGAAGCCGTGCAGCGGGCGCAGGCCGGTGATCAGGTCGGCGACCTTCGCGCCCGCCCGCGCCACCCGGGCCTGCTGTTCGCGGGTGCTCGACCCGATCCGCTTGGACATCACGCTGAGGACCGACAGGATCGCGACGGTGCCGACGATCACGAGCAGGCCGAGCCTGAAGTCGGCGAGGCCGAGCGCGACGGCCGCGACGACGATCGCGACCAGCGAGCTGATCAGCATCGGCACGACTTCGACGATGTCGGCGGTCTGGTCGGCGTCCTCGGTGGCGATGGTCAGGACCTCGCCGGACTTCAGGTCGACGTCCCTGGCCACCGGCTGGAGGCCGCAGGCGGCGACCCGCACCCGCCAGCGGTGCGCCTCCGTCGTGTTGGCCTTCTGCAGGATCCGCATCCCGAACCGCCACGACAGCGACACCGTCGTGATGATCACGGCGAGGGCGCCGATGGCGACGGCGAGCGAGGCGAGGCTCCGGTTCTCCCGCAGCGTGTGCTCGACGATCAGGCCGAGCGCGATGGGGAAGGCGGTCTCCCCCGCCTGGTACAGGCCCATGAGGACGGTGCCCCCGGCCATGGCACCGAGGTTGCGCCGCAGTGCGGTGCGCAGGATGTCGGACCCCGGGCGGGGCCGCTGTGTGTCAAGAGTTGTCATCGAGGTGGCGGGCAATCGCTTCCGGGGTTCGCAGGGTGAACAGATCACGGATCGTGACCACAGGACCGTACTCGCGGCGGAGCAGCCCGATCAGGCGTACCGCCAGCATGGAGTGCCCTCCGAGGGACACGAAGTCGCTCACGGCGCTCACCTCGTCATCATCCAGGTCCAGGGCCTCGGCGAAGAACTCGCACACCACGGTCTCGGTCTCCGTCCGCGGGCCGCGCTCCCCCGCCGTGGTCAGCGCGCCGAGCGGCTTCGCCTCCGGCAGCGCCTTCGTGTCAGCCTTCCCGTTGACCGTCAGCGGGATGCTCTCGACCTGGGCGTAGTGCGTCGGGCGCAGGAAGTCCGGCAGGGCCGTGCCCACCTCGGCGGCGACCGCCGCCAGGTCCGCGCCGTCGAGGACCAGGTAGGCGGCGAGCCGGTAAGAACCGTCGACCTGCGGGTCCGGCTGGGCGACGGCGGCGACGAACCGCACGGCCGCATGGGCCGCGAACGCGGCCTCGACCTCGCCCAGTTCGACCCGGTGCCCCCGGATCTTGACCTGCTGGTCGGTGCGGCCCAGGTACATCAGGTTGCCGTCGGGGCGCCGCAGGACGAGGTCCCCGGTGCGGTACATGCGCGCGCCGGGCTCACCGAAGGGGCACGCCACGAACCGGTGGGCGGTCTGGGCGGGCTGTCCGAGGTAGCCGCGCGCGACGCCGACGCCCGCCACGTACAGCTCACCGGGAACGCCGTCCGGCAGCGGCCGCAGCCACGGGTCGAGGACGTACACGTCGGTGTTGTCGATCGCGACGCCCACCACCGGGTCCTGGCACTCGAAGGTGCCGACGCCGAGGGTGTTGATCGTGTACTCGGTGGGTCCGTACAGGTTGTAGCCGACCGTGCCCTCGGTGTCGGCGAGCCGCTGCCACAGGGCCGGGGTGACGGCCTCACCGCCGAGGAGCACGAGCGCCGGGCGCCTCTCGGGGTGGTCGAGCAGGCCCTCGGCCGCGAGCTGCTGCGCGTACGTCGGCGTCACGTTGATGACGTCGATGCCGTGCTCCAGGCAGTACGCGACCAGTGCGGGCGCGTCACGGCGCAGCTCCTCGTCGCAGATGTGCACCTCGTGGCCGTCGGCGAGCCACAGCAGCTCCTCCCACGACATGTCGAAGGCGAACGACACGGTGTGCGCGATCCGGAAGACCCGGTGGTCGTGGTCCGCGAGGACCGGCTCGAAGATCCGGCGCCGGTGGTTGATCAGCATGTTGGTGAGCCCGGCGTACTCGGTCACCACGCCCTTGGGCTTCCCGGTCGACCCGGAGGTGTAGATCGTGTACGCGGGGTGCCGGAGGCGGTCCGGGTCGTCGGGCGTGAACGTCACGAACGGCTCGGCCGCCGGCAGCGGCCGGTCCAGCTCGATCAGGTCGTCGGGGCCGAGCACGTCCCCGGTCAGCCGGGGCGACACCACGCTGACGGTGAGGACGACGTCCGGCCGCGCGTCCTCGACGATCGCGGCGATCCGCTCGTCCGGGTGGTCGAGTTCCAGGGGTACGTACGCGGCGCCGACGCGCAGGACGGCGAACAGCGCCACGATCGAGTCCAGCGAGCGCGGGATCGCGAGACCCACGTTCGTCTCCGGGCCGATGCCCCGCGCGGCGAGCACGCCCGCGACGGCGCGGCTGCGGTCCCGCAGCTCGGCGAAGGTCATGGTCGCGCCGTGGGCGACCAGTGCCACGCGCTGCGGGTCGCGGTCGGCCGCCCGGTCGAACCGGTCGACGACGGTGTCCGTGCCGACGTCCGTGCGCTCCTGCGGCTCGGGCTGCTCCCCGAGTCCCGGCAGCGCTCCGACCGGGCCGGTGGACCGGGCCAGGTCCTCGAGTACGCGGACGTAGTCGTCGAGGAGGCGGCGGGCGTCCTCGGCGTCGCCGTGGCGGTGCTCCAGCTTGACCGTGAGCCGGTCGCCGGGCGTGACGACCCAGGTGAAGGGGTAGTGGGTGGAGTCGTCGGCCGTCACCGACGTGATGCCGTGCCGGGAGTTCATCTCGGCGAACGCGTCCATGTCCAGGAAGTTCTGGAGCACGAACAGGTTGTCGAACAGCGTGTCGTGCCCGCTGGCCCGCTGGATCTCGCCGAGCCCGAGGTGCTCGTGCTCCATCGCCTCGACCCGGGCCGTCTGCACGGCCTCCAGGTACTGGCGGACCGTCGCCTCGGGCCGTGCCCGCGTCCACATCGGCACGGTGTTGAGGAGCACGCCGACGATGTCGGCCAGGCCCTCGCCGTCGCGGCCGGAGACGGTCACGCCGAACACGGCGTCGGCGCGGCCCGTGTGCGCGCCGAGCAGGAGCCCGAACGCGCCGGTCAGGATCGAGTTGAGCGTGACGCCGTGCGCCTTGGCCGCGTCCCGCAGCAAGTCGGACTGCTCGGCGGACAGGGTGCGCACGAGGGGCTCCGGCAGCTTCTGGGAGAGCGTCGGCGCCGGTCCGGCGAGCAGGGTCGGGCCGGGGAGCGCGGCCAGGTGGTCGGCCCAGAACCGTTCCGAGACGGCCGGGTCCTTGGCGGCGAGCGCGCGGGCGTGGTCCTCGAAGCTCGGCGTGGCCGGGGTCGGGTCGGGCAGTTCGCCCGCGAGGTTGGCCTCGTAGGCCTCGAACAGGTCCCGCAGCACGATCTCGCGGGACCAGCCGTCCCACAGCAGCAGGTGGTAGCTCAGCAGCAGGCCGTCGCGGCCGTCGGGAAGGCGCACCACGGTGAGGCGGATCAGCGGCGGCTCGCCCGGGTCGAAGCCCGTATCGCGGTCCTGGGTGCGCAGCGCCTCGACCTCGGCGTCCGTGGTCAGTTCGACGGTGCGCACGTCGACGCGGCGGCCCGCCGCCTTGAGGACCTGGACCGGGTTGCCGTCGTCGTCCGTGGCGAAGCCCGCGCCGACGACGGGGTGGCGCCACATCACGTACGACATCGCCCCGGCGAGCGCGTCGACGTCCAGACGCCGGTCGAACGTGAACCAGCTCTGCGCGACGTAGTGCCCGGCCTGGCCCGCCATCTGGGCCTGGAAGAACAGGCCGCGCTGCAGGGGTGTGACCGGCGCGGTGCGCTCGGCCGTCGCGGCGGCGTCGGCGATGCTCTCCAGGGCGCTGTGCCAGTGCTCGGTGATCGCGTCGGGGATGCCGTCGGCGAGCGTGAAGGCCGCGTGCAGCCTGCCCGTGTCCGCGTCGATCCACGCGTTGAGCTCGACGGCGTACGGGCTGTCCTGGTCGCCGCCGGTGAGGCGCAGCGCCTGGGACTCGCTGCCCCGGCCGAGGTAGTTGAAGAGCACCTGCGGGCGGGCGGCGAGCAGCGGGGCGGTCTGCGGGTTGAGGTACTTCAGCTGTCCGTACGCGACGTGGGCGCGCTCGTCCGGCTGGCGTTCGGCGACCTCGCGCGCCGCCGCGACGGGGTCGGTGTGCGCGGCGAGCCGCACGGGCGCGATGGCGGTGAACCAGCCGACCGTGCGCGTGTAGTCGTGGTGCTCCTCGACCGGGACCCGGCCGTGCCGCTCCAGCTCGACCGCGAGGTCGGTCGGCGTCGTCTGGATGTGGGTCAGCGCGGTGCGCAGCGCGCCGCACAGCAGTTCCGTGAGGCCGATGCCGAGGGCTGCGGGGGCGGTGCGGGTGACGCGGTCGGTGAGGTCCGGCGGGAGCACGACGGTGGTCTCGCGCGGGCTCGCGACGGCGGGGAGCAGCGCGGGGGCCTCCAGGGTGGCGACCCAGTGCCCGAGGCCGTCGGCCGTCTGCCCGGACCGGAGCGTCAGCGCCTCGGCGTACTCGGCGTACGACGTGGTCGGCGGCGCAAGATCCGCCCCGCCCATGGCGGTGGCCAGGTCGTCCAGGAGGACCAGCCAGGACACGGCGTCGACGGCGAGGTGGTGCACGGTGACGACCAGGGTGCGGCTCGCCTCCAGCCAGGAGAACGCGATGACGTTCCCGGACTCGGGGTCGAGCCGCCCGGCGGCCTCGTTCGCCACTGCCGCCGGGTCCGTGGCCCGCGCGCGTACGACGGTGACCTCGCGGGCGGGTTCGGTGCGCAGGGTCCAGACGCCGTGCTCCACGCGCAGCGCCAGGCGGAGCGCCGGGTGCGCGGCGACGACGGCACGCGCGGCGCGCTCGGCGTCGGCGAAGCCGGTGCCCTCGGGTGCCGTCAGCGTCCTGGCCTGGGCGAACCGGTCGAGCGTTCCGCCCAGTTCGCGCTGGCGCAGGATCATCGGGGTCGGTGGGAGCGGGCCGTCCGCACGGTGGGCGGGCGCGGGGGCCTGCGCGGCCCGCGGGGTGCGGGTGGCGAGGTGGTCGGCGAGTCCGCGTGGGGTCTTGAACAGGAACATGTCCTTCGGGGCGATGGACAGGCCCTGGGCCCTGGCGCGGTTGATCACCGTGATGGCGACGATGCTGTCGCCTCCGGCGCGGAAGAAGTCGGTGTCGGCGTTCACTTCGGCGCCGGGGAGCGCCTCGGCGAAGACGTCGACCAGCGCGGCGAGTGCGGTGTCGCCTGCGGGCGCCGCAGGGCGTGCCGCGGCAGGTGTGTTCTCGTCTGCGGGTGCGAACCGGCTGTTCGCGCAGTTCCCCGCGCCCCTGTCGGGGCCCTGTGCGGCAGCCCCCACGGCGCTCCGCGCGGCAGTCTCGGCCAGCGCCTTGCGGTCCAGCTTGCCGTTGACCGTCAAGGGCAGGGCCTCGGTCGTCAGGACCCGGCTCGGGACCATGTGGACGGGGAGCTCGGTGGCCAGGCGGGCGGCGAAGTCGCTCGGCACGCGGCCCACCACATGTGCCACCAGGTGGTCCCCGCTGTCCGCCACCGTGACGGCCACGTCGACCACGCCGTCCAGCTGTCGGACGGCGTGCTCCACTTCACCCAGCTCGATGCGGAAGCCCTTGAGTTGGACCTGGTCGTCGGCGCGACCCGTGAACTCGAGGTCGCCGTCGAGGGTGCGGCGGGCGAGGTCGCCCGTGTGGTACATGCGGGATCCGTCGCCCGCGAACGGGTCGGCGACGAAGCGGGCCGCGGTGAGTCCGGGCCGGCCGAGGTAGCCGAGGGACACCTGGTCGCCGGCGACGTAGATGGCGCCCTCGCGGCCCGGCGGCACCGGCCGGAGCCGGTCGTCGAGCAGGTAGGTGACGAGGCCCGGGACGGGGCCGCCGATCGGGCTGACGTCGCTTCCGGGGCCGAAGTCGTCGTCGGTCAGGACCCGGTGGGTGACGTGGACGGTCGTCTCGGTGATGCCGTACATGTTGACCAGCTCGGGGGTCGCGGTGCCGTGCCGCTCGACCCAGCCGCGCAGCCGCCCGAGGTCGAGGGCCTCGCCGCCGAAGATGATCCGGCGCAGCGCGGGGAGCGGCTCTCCGGTGTGCCGGTCGGCCTCGATGAACTGGTAGAAGGCCGACGGGGTCTGGTTGAGCACGGTCACGCCGCGCTCCCGGACCAGCTGGTGGAAGTCCACCGGGGAGCGGGTCAACGC from Streptomyces flavofungini includes:
- a CDS encoding ABC transporter ATP-binding protein, with amino-acid sequence MTTLDTQRPRPGSDILRTALRRNLGAMAGGTVLMGLYQAGETAFPIALGLIVEHTLRENRSLASLAVAIGALAVIITTVSLSWRFGMRILQKANTTEAHRWRVRVAACGLQPVARDVDLKSGEVLTIATEDADQTADIVEVVPMLISSLVAIVVAAVALGLADFRLGLLVIVGTVAILSVLSVMSKRIGSSTREQQARVARAGAKVADLITGLRPLHGFGGNHAAFGSYRKVSTEAKHQAITVAKVNGVYAGTALALNAVLAAAVTLTAGWLAFTRQINIGELVMAVGLAQFIMEPLKLFSEMPKYVMVARASAERMALVLNAPPVTAPGAEQPAAGGDLEVDCVRHGPLRDLKFRVPAGEFVAIAAYQPRAAADLAAILAVNVPPDAYEGVVRVSGRDLADLSIESVRAHLLVNPYDGEIFAGTLRSNIDPSGTSGTVPEAVEASMLTDVVALHREGLDYAVRDRGANLSGGQRQRLSLARALAADTDVLVLHDPTTAVDAVTEQLIARNIAKLRKGRTTLVITSSPALLDAADRVLVLDDGVITAEDTHRNLLASDEAYCSAVAR